The Geotrypetes seraphini chromosome 8, aGeoSer1.1, whole genome shotgun sequence genome includes a region encoding these proteins:
- the LOC117365492 gene encoding LOW QUALITY PROTEIN: uncharacterized protein LOC117365492 (The sequence of the model RefSeq protein was modified relative to this genomic sequence to represent the inferred CDS: inserted 1 base in 1 codon; deleted 3 bases in 2 codons) gives MDTGAEASIIYGNPKKIWGPRIQISGXGGKIIQAVQTKLRLKIDQLPIREYTVLITEIPEYIIGIDILSDGIYSFGKSPAIPMRSVLVGKLPVPIVVPISTKIVNMKQYRIPGGHEEITNTIQDLVKAGVIKTVTSAFNNPVWPVHKADGSWRMTVDYRELNKHMPPLSAAVPDVITLVEQIQSQTGTWYAVIDLANAFFSIPIVEQCQEQFAFTWQGRQYTFTRLPQGYLHSPTFCHKIIAEHLDNCTLPEGVELSHYIDDILIQGNTEKEVADALALVVETMRQAGWEINPKKVQGPAQTVIFLGIKWSKGCREVIEKVKQKIVNFPSPQSKKQTQAFIGLFGFWRQHIPHLGQILSPLYKITRKKIDFVWTEHEEQAFQRAKEAIQQAMNLWPLKEGPVELQVSVQERYANWSLWQKQAGRRVPLGFWNRTLPETGTRYTPFERQLLACYWALVATEQLTIGHEVMIQPEIPIMTWIMSDPKTHRIGHAQEQSIIKWKWYIQQRAKSGLHGVAMLHEKVFNVPTEDTPMQVDDICESPIRWGKTYQELTETQQKHTWFTDGSSKYQGQLRHWKGVSFNPVTKQLLTTTGKGESSQYAELYAVWQAIRLEQGQQCHIFTDSWAVANGMTTWMMKWKKDNWTIHNKEVWGARLWQDILEWANTTVITVYHVDAYVVKDTLDTVFNSVADSASKLIETELAEEQNSSIPHVVVMETDVASEMAMATWAHQKSGHLGEKGTIRWAHDRGIHCPVDMVKTVINYRGKIGILLLNLGKEAIILQKGDRVAQLITIAIKMEAPQLIDKPLHHYGRSVQGFGAANVIKADLNLVEKAERVACGSRVSQLEYFIDHRISFASLVSTGSWQWCVRVHFVSCEQWYPKINACQVISRR, from the exons ATGGACACTGGGGCGGAGGCATCTATTATATATGGGAACCCTAAAAAAATTTGGGGCCCTAGAAtacaaatatcag ttggggggaaaattatacaagcagtaCAGACAAAACTGAGATTAAAAATTGACCAATTACCAATTCGGGAGTATACTGTACTGATCACTGAGATTCCTGAGTATATAATAGGGATAGATATC CTTTCTGATGGAATTTATAGTTTTGGCAAATCACCAGCcattcctatgagatcagtaTTGGTGGGAAAATTACCTGTTCCAATAGTAGTACCGATCTCcacaaaaattgtaaacatgaaaCAATATCGCATTCCGGGAGGGCACGAAGAAATTACCAATACAATACAGGATTTGGTGAAAGCGGGAGTAATAAAAACGGTTACCTCCGCCTTCAATAATCCTGTATGGCCCGTCCATAAGGCAGATGGAAGTTGGAGAATGACAGTAGATTATCGAGAATTGAATAAACACATGCCACCTTTAAGTGCCGCTGTTCCTGATGTGATAACACTGGTTGAACAAATTCAATCACAAACTGGTACTTGGTATGCAGTTATTGATTTAGCCAATGCATTTTTCTCTatccctatagtggagcaatgtcaggaacaatttgcattcacttggcaagggagacAATATACAtttaccagactaccacaaggatacttacatagtcccactttctgTCACAAGATTATAGCAGAGCATTTAGATAACTGTACCTTACCTGAAGGAGTAGAACTATCACactatattgatgacattttgaTCCAGGGTAATACAGAAAAGGAAGTTGCAGATGCTTTGGCATTGGTAGTAGAAACAATGAGGCAGGCTGGGTGGGAAATAAATCCAAAGAAAGTGCAGGGACCAGCACAAACAGTGATATTTTTAGGAATTAAATGGTCAAAAGGGTGTCGAGAagtgatagagaaagttaaacaaaagattgtaaacttcccttctccccaaagtaagAAACAAACCCAGGCCTTTATTggcctttttggattctggaggcaacatattcCACACTTGGGGCAAATCCTATCTCCTCTGTACAAAATCACAaggaaaaaaata gattttgtcTGGACTGAACACGAGGAGCAGGCTTTCCAGAGAGCAAAGGAAGCTATTCAGCAAGCCATGAATTTGTGGCCATTAAAGGAGGGTCCAGTAGAATTGCAAGTGAGTGTACAGGAGCGATATGCTAATTGGAGCCTATGGCAAAAGCAAGCTGGACGACGAGtgcctttgggattctggaataggACTCTCCCAGAAACTGGGACCCGATACACACCCTTTGAAAGACAGCTACTAGCTTGCTACTGGGCTTTGGTAGCAACAGAACAATTGACCATAGGACACGAAGTAATGATACAACCAGAAATACCCATTATGACATGGATCATGAGTGACCCAAAAACTCATCGTATTGGACATGCCCAGGAACAGAGTATCATAAAATGGAAATGGTACATCCAACAGAGGGCTAAGTCAGGCCTACATGGAGTAGCGATGCTGCATGAAAAAGTATTTAATGTGCCCACAGAAGATACCCCAATGCAAGTGGACGACATATGTGAAAGTCCCATTCGGTGGGGAAAGACATATCAAGAACTAACTGAGACACAACAAAAGCATACCTGGTTTACAGATGGTTCCTCCAAATACCAGGGTCAACTGAGACATTGGAAGGGCGTGTCCTTTAATCCAGTCACAAAGCAACTGCTAACAACTACCGGAAAAGGAGAGAGCTCACAATATGCTGAACTATATGCAGTGTGGCAGGCCATACGGCTAGAACAAGGACAACAATGCCATATCTTTACTGATTCATGGGCAGTAGCAAATGGAATGACAACTTGGATgatgaaatggaaaaaggacaattgGACAATTCACAATAAAGAAGTCTGGGGAGCCAGACTTTGGCAAGATATTCTGGAATGGGCCAATACTACCGTAATAACAGTGTACCATGTAGATGCATATGTTGTGAAAGATACGCTTGACACTGTTTTCAACTCTGTTGCAGATAGCGCATCCAAACTCATTGAAACAGAGTTGGCAGAAGAACAAAACTCTTCCATCCCGCACGTTGTGGTCATGGAAACAGATGTTGCTTCCGAAATGGCCATGGCAACATGGGCACATCAAAAGTCCGGACACCTTGGAGAGAAGGGAACTATTAGGTGGGCACATGATAGAGGAATACATTGTCCTGTAGATATGGTAAAGACAGTAATCA ACTATCGGGGCAAAATTggaatattattattaaaccttGGAAAAGAAGCTATCATTCTCCAAAAGGGGGATCGTGTTGCACAATTGATAACTATTGCAATTAAAATGGAAGCTCCACAGTTAATTGATAAACCCCTGCACCATTATGGTCGAAGTGTACAAGGCTTTGGGGCTGCTAATGTAATTAAAGCTG ATCTGAACCTAGTAGAGAAAGCTGAAAGGGTTGCATGTGGGAGTCGAGTGTCACAGCTGGAATACTTCATAGATCACAGGATATCCTTTGCTTCGCTTGTGTCCACAGGTAGCTGGCAGTGGTGTGTGAGAG TTCACTTTGTTTCCTGTGAACAATGGTATCCCAAAATAAATGCTTGCCAAGTTATCTCCAGAAGGTGA